In Desulfovibrio psychrotolerans, a genomic segment contains:
- the bioA gene encoding adenosylmethionine--8-amino-7-oxononanoate transaminase — protein MAVPEVLCITGTDTDAGKTLVTAALARAAMQAGRQVLVLKPVQTGCGHGDSYHHDGMGMRIAPPPPSDTVPDVATYRTAAPAASACAIVQLAPACSPHLAARQAGVDITVHDLTAQVRDHIARHKADLVLIEGAGGLLTPLNSNEVLADLFAELRFPLLLVVANRLGAVNHALLTIEACSARSARGCIPLAGFVTTETSPAAGPAEHAIRKDNASIIATLGRLPCLAAVPHISGLHGSENAREAAWNTAAAAVSPVLETMRRPPCHCTRKAAPDSTPERLLAYDREHLWHPYTSAQTPARTWEAVYTRSTRITLRDGRELVDGMSSWWCAIHGYNHPALLDALQEQSKRMPHVMFGGLTHKPAVELAQSLLDMVPQGLAHVFYADSGSVAVEVALKMALQYQMAAGRPQRNRILSLRGGYHGDTMGAMSVCDPENGMHHLFSGMLPRQIFAPRPECPYSYGQTTPYDPASFAPFSALLEQYGDSVAAVILEPVVQGAGGMWFYHPDYLQAVREACTRHGCLLIADEIATGFGRTGSLFACGHADITPDILCVGKGLTGGVMSLAATLTTAEVAHGISRDGGVLMHGPTYMGNPLACAVAQASLELLMRGNWVHDVARIESGLHTGLHPCTGHSGVRDVRVLGAIGVLEMETPVNTEALQRFFVRNGVWIRPFGRLIYVMPPYVASDEDISTLTRAMCGAVMEGAWR, from the coding sequence ATGGCCGTGCCTGAGGTACTTTGCATCACCGGAACAGACACGGATGCAGGGAAAACCCTTGTAACGGCAGCCCTTGCCCGCGCCGCCATGCAGGCTGGCAGGCAGGTGCTGGTCCTCAAGCCCGTACAGACGGGATGCGGACATGGGGACAGCTATCATCACGATGGAATGGGCATGCGCATTGCCCCACCCCCTCCTTCAGATACAGTTCCGGATGTCGCAACATACCGCACGGCAGCACCGGCAGCCTCAGCCTGCGCAATTGTGCAACTGGCACCTGCCTGCTCTCCCCATCTTGCCGCACGGCAGGCGGGCGTTGACATTACCGTCCACGACCTGACGGCGCAGGTGCGCGATCACATAGCCCGGCACAAGGCCGACCTTGTGCTTATTGAGGGCGCGGGCGGCCTGCTCACCCCTCTGAACAGCAACGAAGTGCTGGCAGATCTCTTCGCGGAACTCCGTTTTCCGTTGCTGCTCGTTGTGGCCAACAGGCTGGGCGCGGTGAATCACGCCCTGCTGACCATCGAGGCCTGCTCAGCCCGCAGCGCAAGAGGCTGCATACCCCTTGCCGGATTCGTGACAACGGAAACCTCGCCTGCGGCAGGCCCGGCGGAGCATGCGATACGAAAAGACAATGCCTCCATCATCGCCACGCTGGGCAGGCTGCCTTGTCTGGCAGCCGTGCCGCATATATCCGGGTTGCACGGATCGGAGAATGCACGGGAAGCCGCGTGGAATACGGCAGCGGCAGCGGTAAGCCCCGTGCTGGAGACAATGCGCCGCCCCCCCTGCCACTGCACACGCAAAGCCGCGCCGGATAGTACTCCGGAAAGGCTGCTGGCCTATGACCGCGAGCACCTGTGGCACCCCTATACCTCCGCACAGACACCTGCACGCACATGGGAAGCCGTGTATACGCGCAGCACACGCATTACTCTGCGTGACGGACGCGAACTGGTGGACGGCATGTCCTCGTGGTGGTGCGCCATACATGGTTACAATCATCCCGCCCTGCTTGACGCCCTGCAGGAGCAGAGCAAGCGTATGCCCCATGTTATGTTCGGCGGGCTGACCCACAAGCCTGCCGTGGAACTGGCGCAGAGCCTGCTCGACATGGTACCGCAGGGGTTGGCTCACGTTTTTTATGCCGATTCCGGCTCTGTTGCGGTGGAAGTGGCCCTTAAAATGGCCCTGCAATATCAGATGGCGGCAGGCAGACCGCAACGCAACCGCATTCTCTCCCTACGCGGCGGCTACCACGGAGACACGATGGGTGCCATGAGTGTGTGCGACCCGGAGAATGGCATGCACCATCTCTTCTCAGGCATGCTGCCGCGTCAGATATTCGCTCCCCGCCCGGAATGTCCCTATTCTTACGGGCAGACCACGCCGTATGACCCCGCATCCTTCGCGCCCTTTAGCGCTTTGCTGGAGCAGTATGGGGATTCCGTGGCTGCGGTGATTCTGGAACCCGTGGTACAGGGTGCCGGTGGCATGTGGTTTTATCATCCTGACTACCTGCAGGCGGTGCGCGAGGCCTGCACGCGCCACGGGTGCCTGCTTATCGCTGATGAAATTGCCACGGGGTTCGGCCGGACCGGGAGCCTCTTCGCCTGCGGGCATGCGGACATTACGCCGGACATTCTATGCGTGGGCAAGGGGCTTACAGGCGGGGTTATGAGCCTCGCCGCCACCCTTACCACCGCAGAGGTGGCGCACGGCATCTCCCGTGACGGCGGCGTGCTGATGCACGGTCCTACCTACATGGGGAATCCGCTTGCCTGTGCCGTGGCGCAGGCAAGCCTTGAACTGCTGATGCGCGGCAACTGGGTGCATGATGTTGCCCGTATCGAATCCGGTCTGCACACAGGATTGCACCCCTGCACAGGGCATTCCGGGGTGCGCGATGTGCGCGTGCTTGGAGCCATAGGTGTGCTGGAAATGGAAACCCCTGTGAACACAGAGGCGCTTCAGCGTTTTTTTGTCCGGAACGGCGTGTGGATACGCCCATTCGGGCGGCTCATCTACGTTATGCCCCCTTATGTAGCCTCGGATGAGGATATTTCAACGTTAACCCGCGCCATGTGCGGTGCAGTAATGGAGGGCGCATGGCGCTGA